In Citrus sinensis cultivar Valencia sweet orange chromosome 2, DVS_A1.0, whole genome shotgun sequence, a single genomic region encodes these proteins:
- the LOC102620408 gene encoding homeobox-DDT domain protein RLT2-like isoform X8, protein MEAASEAEEKKKKKPLEAEVKTKRKMKTASQLEILEKTYAVESYPSEALRAELSAQLGLSDRQLQMWFCHRRLKDRKAPTAKRQPKDFQSLVPAGEKELAGSELVRGGMAVQRFYEVPMAPMLPFPLPQRNIAEMRAIAFVESQLGEPLREDGPILGVEFDSLPPDAFGRPIVVCLITSYTTLGPAAMGHQKHSVRPLEAKEYERLDVKPFKDMFTIHPQGATRTVHEYKFLPEQPTVRSETHEKAASSYPYGSPADGSTARNSSLRAGHPFMHGSEQISSGYGFPGQLPNLNLLSHQGRHSHLLPSVSGEYENILRKNSFISAGMDAHVGGQPITAMDNAFISSDRRVSHDEDVSRTEKKRKSEEARIAREVEAHEKRIRKELEKQDILRRKREEQIRKEMERQDRERRKEEERLLREKLREEERYLREQRRELERREKFLQKESIRAEKRRQKEELRRVKEAERLKVANERAVARRIAKESMALVEDERLELMELAASSKGLPTIVSLDFETLQNLDLFRDRPCTFPPKSVQLKRPFAVQPWNDSEDNIGNLLMVWRFLITFADVLGLWPFTLDEFVQAFHDYDPRLLGEIHVALLRSVIKDIEDAAKTPFTGLGANQNSAVNPGGAHPQIVEGAYAWGFDIRSWQLHLNALTWPEILRQFALSAGFGPQLNKRNIEKMYPHDNNEGNDGENIISNLRNGSAVGNAVAIMHEMGLSNLRRSRHRLTPGTVKFAAFHVLSLEGSEGLTILEVADKIQKSGLRDLTTSKTPEASIAAALSRDTKLFERTAPSTYCVRAAYRKDPGDADAILSAARERIRVFKRGFVDGEEADDAERDEERDEDSDSDVPEVPDVYDMDTDLNSKEETHESLEANSCGAKTPLGNREANIKGIESPQGDLGNSGRGLSSKNSEDFDEIKGTGALTDHCEDAAGISNAATPDQTHTDINESHPGEPWVQGLTEGEYSDLSVDERLSALVALIGVAIEGNSVRIALEERLEAANALKKQMWAETQLDKRRIKEDCMLKMQYSSYMGNKAEPSLAISSADGRQSPLVTVDDKSNGMLVDLNLQQGQFGEPQKDQNCNTSMPPEGNQDYPVGPDNLVNQQSAYAAEKSRMQLKSYIGQKAEETYVCRSLPLGQDRRRNRYWRFITSMSENDPGCGRIFVELCDGRWRLIDSEESFDALLTSLDVRGLRESHLHSVLQMIEMSFKETVRRNLQHVTTEVQNQETVKAEVIERASCPDYTGTDNPSNIVCDSDSEISDTSTSFSIELGRDDVLRNDALKRYQDYERWMWKECVNSSILCAMEYGKKRCKQVLGVCDYCHDLYFFEDSHCPSCHKTFDTSKRYLNFSEHVAQCQGKLKMNPAWSSCTSFSSPLRIRLLKVLLALFEGSVPSEAFQSIWNDSYRNSWGMKLNSSLSADSLVQMKLISC, encoded by the exons atgGAGGCCGCTTCTGAAGcggaggagaagaagaagaagaagccacTGGAAGCTGAAGTTAAGACTAAGCGCAAGATGAAAACTGCTTCTCAGCTTGAGATTCTCGAAAAAACTTAcgcag TTGAATCTTATCCGTCGGAAGCTTTGAGGGCGGAATTATCGGCGCAGTTAGGGTTGTCGGATCGGCAGCTACAGATGTGGTTCTGTCACCGGCGTTTGAAGGACCGGAAGGCTCCTACGGCGAAGCGGCAGCCAAAAGATTTTCAGTCACTTGTGCCAGCTGGGGAAAAAGAATTGGCGGGAAGTGAGTTGGTGCGAGGAGGTATGGCGGTTCAGAGGTTCTACGAGGTGCCTATGGCGCCAATGCTGCCGTTTCCACTCCCTCAGCGGAATATAGCGGAGATGAGGGCTATTGCTTTTGTGGAGTCTCAGTTGGGAGAGCCGTTGAGAGAGGATGGGCCCATTCTCGGCGTGGAGTTTGATTCCTTGCCACCTGATGCTTTTGGTAGACCTATAG TGGTTTGCCTAATAACTTCTTATACTACGCTAGGACCAGCAGCAATGGGGCATCAAAAGCACTCTGTACGCCCTCTTGAGGCCAAAGAATACGAACGGCTTGATGTGAAACCATTCAAG GATATGTTCACCATTCACCCTCAGGGCGCAACAAGGACTGTCCATGAATACAAGTTTCTTCCAGAGCAACCAACTGTTAGGTCCGAGACACATGAGAAAGCTGCCTCATCTTACCCCTATGGTTCACCTGCTGATGGTTCAACTGCTAGGAATTCATCATTACGTGCTGGACATCCATTCATGCATGGAAGTGAACAAATATCTTCTGGATATGGTTTTCCAGGTCAGCTGCCTAACCTAAATCTTTTGTCTCATCAAGGTAGGCATAGCCACCTGTTGCCATCTGTTTCGGGAGAGTATGAAAATATTCTGCGAAAGAACTCCTttattagtgctggtatggatGCTCATGTTGGTGGCCAACCAATTACAGCAATGGACAATGCTTTTATTTCATCTGATAGGAGAGTCAGTCACGACGAGGATGTTTCACGGACGGAAAAGAAACGCAAG AGTGAGGAGGCAAGAATAGCCCGTGAAGTTGAAGCACACGAAAAAAGGATTCGAAAAGAGCTAGAAAAACaggatattctgaggcgaaag AGAGAAGAacaaataaggaaagaaatgGAGAGACAAGACCGTGAAAGGcgaaaggaagaagaaaggtTATTGCGGGAAAAGCTGCGGGAGGAGGAGAGATACCTGAGGGAACAGAGGCGTGAACTTGAGCGGAGGGAGAAGTTTTTGCAGAAGGAATCAATCAGA GCAGAGAAAAGGAGGCAAAAAGAGGAACTACGCAGAGTGAAGGAGGCAGAACGACTTAAAGTTGCTAATGAGAGAGCAGTTGCTCGCAGAATTGCTAAAGAATCAATGGCACTCGTTGAGGATGAGCGCTTGGAACTCATGGAGTTAGCTGCATCAAGCAAGGGACTACCTACAATAGTGTCTCttgattttgaaactttgcaaAATCTTGACTTATTCAGAG ATAGGCCCTGCACTTTCCCGCCCAAATCTGTGCAGTTGAAAAGACCATTTGCAGTTCAGCCATGGAATGATTCTGAGGACAATATAGGGAATCTTCTTATG GTTTGGAGGTTCTTGATTACATTTGCAGACGTTCTTGGGCTTTGGCCTTTTACTTTGGATGAGTTTGTCCAGgcttttcatgattat GATCCAAGGTTGTTGGGTGAAATACATGTTGCTCTTCTAAGATCTGTAATCAAAGATATTGAAGATGCTGCAAAGACACCCTTCACCGGGCTGGGAGCAAACCAAAATAGTGCAGTAAATCCTGGGGGTGCACATCCACAGATTGTTGAAGGG GCATATGCTTGGGGCTTTGATATACGCAGTTGGCAGCTTCACTTAAATGCATTAACATGGCCTGAGATATTGCGGCAATTTGCTTTATCTGCTGGATTTGGGCCGCAATTGAATAAGAGGAATATTGAGAAAATGTATCCTCACGATAATAACGAg GGTAATGATggagaaaatataatttctaatttacGTAATGGGTCTGCAGTTGGAAATGCTGTTGCTATAATGCATGAAATGGGTCTATCAAATCTACGCCGATCTAGGCATCGGTTGACGCCTGGAACTGTTAAATTCGCTGCATTTCATGTTCTTTCTCTAGAGGGAAGTGAAGGCCTCACTATATTAGAAGTTGCAGACAAGATTCAG AAATCTGGACTAAGGGATCTGACAACGAGCAAGACACCAGAAGCTTCTATTGCTGCTGCCTTGTCTAGGGATACAAAGCTTTTTGAGAGAACAGCTCCTTCAACTTATTGTGTACGTGCTGCCTATAGGAAAGACCCGGGGGATGCTGACGCAATTCTTTCTGCAGCCAGGGAGAGAATCAGAGTATTTAAAAGGGGATTTGTAGATGGAGAAGAGGCCGATGATGCTGAAAGAGATGAAGAAAGGGATGAAGATTCAGATAGTGATGTACCAGAGGTTCCTGATGTTTATGACATGGATACTGACCTGAATTCAAAGGAGGAGACTCATGAATCTCTAGAAGCTAACAGTTGTGGTGCAAAAACTCCGTTGGGCAACAGAGAAGCGAATATTAAAGGTATAGAAAGCCCACAAGGTGACCTTGGCAATTCTGGTAGGGGTTTGTCTTCTAAGAATTCAGAAGACTTTGATGAGATAAAAGGAACTGGGGCTTTGACTGATCACTGTGAAGATGCTGCTGGAATTAGCAATGCTGCAACTCCTGATCAAACACACACAGATATTAATGAAAGCCATCCTGGTGAACCATGGGTTCAAGGACTAACGGAGGGAGAATATTCTGATCTCAGTGTTGATGAGCGGCTCAGTGCACTTGTTGCTTTAATTGGTGTGGCAATTGAAGGAAACTCAGTTCGCATTGCGCTTGAG GAACGCTTAGAAGCTGCAAATGCTTTGAAGAAGCAAATGTGGGCAGAGACACAGCTTGATAAACGACGAATTAAAGAAGATTGTATGTTGAAAATGCAATATTCATCATACATGGGGAACAAGGCAGAACCTAGTCTTGCAATTTCTTCTGCAGACGGTAGGCAAAGCCCTTTGGTTACTGTTGATGACAAAAGTAATGGGATGTTGGTGGACCTTAATCTCCAACAAGGACAGTTTGGTGAACCTCAGAAGGACCAAAATTGCAATACTAGCATGCCACCTGAAGGGAACCAAGATTACCCTGTCGGTCCAGATAATCTTGTAAATCAGCAATCAGCTTATGCTGCTGAGAAGTCACGCATGCAGTTGAAATCTTATATTGGTCAGAAGGCAGAGGAAACGTATGTGTGTAGATCATTGCCTCTTGGTCAGGATCGTAGACGTAATCGATATTGGCGTTTTATCACATCCATGTCTGAAAATGATCCTGGATGTGGCAGGATCTTTGTTGAGTTATGTGATGGTCGTTGGAGACTCATTGATTCTGAAGAG AGTTTTGATGCTCTTTTGACATCTTTGGATGTCCGTGGGCTTAGAGAATCCCATTTGCATTCGGTGTTGCAAATGATTGAGATGTCCTTTAAGGAAACTGTTAGGAGGAACTTGCAGCATGTTACCACGGAAGTGCAAAATCAAGAGACTGTCAAAGCAGAAGTTATTGAAAGGGCTTCTTGCCCTGATTACACTGGCACTGATAACCCCAGCAATATTGTGtgtgattctgattctgaaaTATCAGACACATCAACATCTTTCTCAATTGAGCTTGGAAGAGATGACGTTCTGAGAAATGACGCCTTGAAGCGATATCAAGATTACGAGAGGTGGATGTGGAAGGAATGTGTCAATTCTTCAATATTATGTGCCATGGAGTATGGGAAGAAAAGGTGCAAGCAAGTTCTGGGTGTATGTGATTACTGccatgatttatattttttcgaAGACAGCCACTGTCCCTCTTGCCACAAGACCTTTGATACTTCTAAGAGGTACCTAAATTTTTCTGAGCATGTTGCTCAATGTCAAGGAAAGCTGAAGATGAACCCTGCCTGGTCTTCGTGTACTTCATTCTCTTCTCCTTTGAGAATCAGATTGCTCAAAGTGCTATTAGCTTTGTTTGAG GGTTCTGTCCCATCAGAAGCTTTTCAATCTATTTGGAATGACAGCTATAGAAACTCCTGGGGAATGAAACTTAACTCCTCATTATCAGCTGATAGCCTTGTTCAG ATGAAACTCATTTCCTGTTGA
- the LOC102620408 gene encoding homeobox-DDT domain protein RLT2-like isoform X9, with the protein MEAASEAEEKKKKKPLEAEVKTKRKMKTASQLEILEKTYAVESYPSEALRAELSAQLGLSDRQLQMWFCHRRLKDRKAPTAKRQPKDFQSLVPAGEKELAGSELVRGGMAVQRFYEVPMAPMLPFPLPQRNIAEMRAIAFVESQLGEPLREDGPILGVEFDSLPPDAFGRPIVVCLITSYTTLGPAAMGHQKHSVRPLEAKEYERLDVKPFKDMFTIHPQGATRTVHEYKFLPEQPTVRSETHEKAASSYPYGSPADGSTARNSSLRAGHPFMHGSEQISSGYGFPGQLPNLNLLSHQGRHSHLLPSVSGEYENILRKNSFISAGMDAHVGGQPITAMDNAFISSDRRVSHDEDVSRTEKKRKSEEARIAREVEAHEKRIRKELEKQDILRRKREEQIRKEMERQDRERRKEEERLLREKLREEERYLREQRRELERREKFLQKESIRAEKRRQKEELRRVKEAERLKVANERAVARRIAKESMALVEDERLELMELAASSKGLPTIVSLDFETLQNLDLFRDRPCTFPPKSVQLKRPFAVQPWNDSEDNIGNLLMVWRFLITFADVLGLWPFTLDEFVQAFHDYDPRLLGEIHVALLRSVIKDIEDAAKTPFTGLGANQNSAVNPGGAHPQIVEGAYAWGFDIRSWQLHLNALTWPEILRQFALSAGFGPQLNKRNIEKMYPHDNNEGNDGENIISNLRNGSAVGNAVAIMHEMGLSNLRRSRHRLTPGTVKFAAFHVLSLEGSEGLTILEVADKIQKSGLRDLTTSKTPEASIAAALSRDTKLFERTAPSTYCVRAAYRKDPGDADAILSAARERIRVFKRGFVDGEEADDAERDEERDEDSDSDVPEVPDVYDMDTDLNSKEETHESLEANSCGAKTPLGNREANIKGIESPQGDLGNSGRGLSSKNSEDFDEIKGTGALTDHCEDAAGISNAATPDQTHTDINESHPGEPWVQGLTEGEYSDLSVDERLSALVALIGVAIEGNSVRIALEERLEAANALKKQMWAETQLDKRRIKEDCMLKMQYSSYMGNKAEPSLAISSADGRQSPLVTVDDKSNGMLVDLNLQQGQFGEPQKDQNCNTSMPPEGNQDYPVGPDNLVNQQSAYAAEKSRMQLKSYIGQKAEETYVCRSLPLGQDRRRNRYWRFITSMSENDPGCGRIFVELCDGRWRLIDSEESFDALLTSLDVRGLRESHLHSVLQMIEMSFKETVRRNLQHVTTEVQNQETVKAEVIERASCPDYTGTDNPSNIVCDSDSEISDTSTSFSIELGRDDVLRNDALKRYQDYERWMWKECVNSSILCAMEYGKKRCKQVLGVCDYCHDLYFFEDSHCPSCHKTFDTSKRYLNFSEHVAQCQGKLKMNPAWSSCTSFSSPLRIRLLKVLLALFEGSVPSEAFQSIWNDSYRNSWGMKLNSSLSADSLVQ; encoded by the exons atgGAGGCCGCTTCTGAAGcggaggagaagaagaagaagaagccacTGGAAGCTGAAGTTAAGACTAAGCGCAAGATGAAAACTGCTTCTCAGCTTGAGATTCTCGAAAAAACTTAcgcag TTGAATCTTATCCGTCGGAAGCTTTGAGGGCGGAATTATCGGCGCAGTTAGGGTTGTCGGATCGGCAGCTACAGATGTGGTTCTGTCACCGGCGTTTGAAGGACCGGAAGGCTCCTACGGCGAAGCGGCAGCCAAAAGATTTTCAGTCACTTGTGCCAGCTGGGGAAAAAGAATTGGCGGGAAGTGAGTTGGTGCGAGGAGGTATGGCGGTTCAGAGGTTCTACGAGGTGCCTATGGCGCCAATGCTGCCGTTTCCACTCCCTCAGCGGAATATAGCGGAGATGAGGGCTATTGCTTTTGTGGAGTCTCAGTTGGGAGAGCCGTTGAGAGAGGATGGGCCCATTCTCGGCGTGGAGTTTGATTCCTTGCCACCTGATGCTTTTGGTAGACCTATAG TGGTTTGCCTAATAACTTCTTATACTACGCTAGGACCAGCAGCAATGGGGCATCAAAAGCACTCTGTACGCCCTCTTGAGGCCAAAGAATACGAACGGCTTGATGTGAAACCATTCAAG GATATGTTCACCATTCACCCTCAGGGCGCAACAAGGACTGTCCATGAATACAAGTTTCTTCCAGAGCAACCAACTGTTAGGTCCGAGACACATGAGAAAGCTGCCTCATCTTACCCCTATGGTTCACCTGCTGATGGTTCAACTGCTAGGAATTCATCATTACGTGCTGGACATCCATTCATGCATGGAAGTGAACAAATATCTTCTGGATATGGTTTTCCAGGTCAGCTGCCTAACCTAAATCTTTTGTCTCATCAAGGTAGGCATAGCCACCTGTTGCCATCTGTTTCGGGAGAGTATGAAAATATTCTGCGAAAGAACTCCTttattagtgctggtatggatGCTCATGTTGGTGGCCAACCAATTACAGCAATGGACAATGCTTTTATTTCATCTGATAGGAGAGTCAGTCACGACGAGGATGTTTCACGGACGGAAAAGAAACGCAAG AGTGAGGAGGCAAGAATAGCCCGTGAAGTTGAAGCACACGAAAAAAGGATTCGAAAAGAGCTAGAAAAACaggatattctgaggcgaaag AGAGAAGAacaaataaggaaagaaatgGAGAGACAAGACCGTGAAAGGcgaaaggaagaagaaaggtTATTGCGGGAAAAGCTGCGGGAGGAGGAGAGATACCTGAGGGAACAGAGGCGTGAACTTGAGCGGAGGGAGAAGTTTTTGCAGAAGGAATCAATCAGA GCAGAGAAAAGGAGGCAAAAAGAGGAACTACGCAGAGTGAAGGAGGCAGAACGACTTAAAGTTGCTAATGAGAGAGCAGTTGCTCGCAGAATTGCTAAAGAATCAATGGCACTCGTTGAGGATGAGCGCTTGGAACTCATGGAGTTAGCTGCATCAAGCAAGGGACTACCTACAATAGTGTCTCttgattttgaaactttgcaaAATCTTGACTTATTCAGAG ATAGGCCCTGCACTTTCCCGCCCAAATCTGTGCAGTTGAAAAGACCATTTGCAGTTCAGCCATGGAATGATTCTGAGGACAATATAGGGAATCTTCTTATG GTTTGGAGGTTCTTGATTACATTTGCAGACGTTCTTGGGCTTTGGCCTTTTACTTTGGATGAGTTTGTCCAGgcttttcatgattat GATCCAAGGTTGTTGGGTGAAATACATGTTGCTCTTCTAAGATCTGTAATCAAAGATATTGAAGATGCTGCAAAGACACCCTTCACCGGGCTGGGAGCAAACCAAAATAGTGCAGTAAATCCTGGGGGTGCACATCCACAGATTGTTGAAGGG GCATATGCTTGGGGCTTTGATATACGCAGTTGGCAGCTTCACTTAAATGCATTAACATGGCCTGAGATATTGCGGCAATTTGCTTTATCTGCTGGATTTGGGCCGCAATTGAATAAGAGGAATATTGAGAAAATGTATCCTCACGATAATAACGAg GGTAATGATggagaaaatataatttctaatttacGTAATGGGTCTGCAGTTGGAAATGCTGTTGCTATAATGCATGAAATGGGTCTATCAAATCTACGCCGATCTAGGCATCGGTTGACGCCTGGAACTGTTAAATTCGCTGCATTTCATGTTCTTTCTCTAGAGGGAAGTGAAGGCCTCACTATATTAGAAGTTGCAGACAAGATTCAG AAATCTGGACTAAGGGATCTGACAACGAGCAAGACACCAGAAGCTTCTATTGCTGCTGCCTTGTCTAGGGATACAAAGCTTTTTGAGAGAACAGCTCCTTCAACTTATTGTGTACGTGCTGCCTATAGGAAAGACCCGGGGGATGCTGACGCAATTCTTTCTGCAGCCAGGGAGAGAATCAGAGTATTTAAAAGGGGATTTGTAGATGGAGAAGAGGCCGATGATGCTGAAAGAGATGAAGAAAGGGATGAAGATTCAGATAGTGATGTACCAGAGGTTCCTGATGTTTATGACATGGATACTGACCTGAATTCAAAGGAGGAGACTCATGAATCTCTAGAAGCTAACAGTTGTGGTGCAAAAACTCCGTTGGGCAACAGAGAAGCGAATATTAAAGGTATAGAAAGCCCACAAGGTGACCTTGGCAATTCTGGTAGGGGTTTGTCTTCTAAGAATTCAGAAGACTTTGATGAGATAAAAGGAACTGGGGCTTTGACTGATCACTGTGAAGATGCTGCTGGAATTAGCAATGCTGCAACTCCTGATCAAACACACACAGATATTAATGAAAGCCATCCTGGTGAACCATGGGTTCAAGGACTAACGGAGGGAGAATATTCTGATCTCAGTGTTGATGAGCGGCTCAGTGCACTTGTTGCTTTAATTGGTGTGGCAATTGAAGGAAACTCAGTTCGCATTGCGCTTGAG GAACGCTTAGAAGCTGCAAATGCTTTGAAGAAGCAAATGTGGGCAGAGACACAGCTTGATAAACGACGAATTAAAGAAGATTGTATGTTGAAAATGCAATATTCATCATACATGGGGAACAAGGCAGAACCTAGTCTTGCAATTTCTTCTGCAGACGGTAGGCAAAGCCCTTTGGTTACTGTTGATGACAAAAGTAATGGGATGTTGGTGGACCTTAATCTCCAACAAGGACAGTTTGGTGAACCTCAGAAGGACCAAAATTGCAATACTAGCATGCCACCTGAAGGGAACCAAGATTACCCTGTCGGTCCAGATAATCTTGTAAATCAGCAATCAGCTTATGCTGCTGAGAAGTCACGCATGCAGTTGAAATCTTATATTGGTCAGAAGGCAGAGGAAACGTATGTGTGTAGATCATTGCCTCTTGGTCAGGATCGTAGACGTAATCGATATTGGCGTTTTATCACATCCATGTCTGAAAATGATCCTGGATGTGGCAGGATCTTTGTTGAGTTATGTGATGGTCGTTGGAGACTCATTGATTCTGAAGAG AGTTTTGATGCTCTTTTGACATCTTTGGATGTCCGTGGGCTTAGAGAATCCCATTTGCATTCGGTGTTGCAAATGATTGAGATGTCCTTTAAGGAAACTGTTAGGAGGAACTTGCAGCATGTTACCACGGAAGTGCAAAATCAAGAGACTGTCAAAGCAGAAGTTATTGAAAGGGCTTCTTGCCCTGATTACACTGGCACTGATAACCCCAGCAATATTGTGtgtgattctgattctgaaaTATCAGACACATCAACATCTTTCTCAATTGAGCTTGGAAGAGATGACGTTCTGAGAAATGACGCCTTGAAGCGATATCAAGATTACGAGAGGTGGATGTGGAAGGAATGTGTCAATTCTTCAATATTATGTGCCATGGAGTATGGGAAGAAAAGGTGCAAGCAAGTTCTGGGTGTATGTGATTACTGccatgatttatattttttcgaAGACAGCCACTGTCCCTCTTGCCACAAGACCTTTGATACTTCTAAGAGGTACCTAAATTTTTCTGAGCATGTTGCTCAATGTCAAGGAAAGCTGAAGATGAACCCTGCCTGGTCTTCGTGTACTTCATTCTCTTCTCCTTTGAGAATCAGATTGCTCAAAGTGCTATTAGCTTTGTTTGAG GGTTCTGTCCCATCAGAAGCTTTTCAATCTATTTGGAATGACAGCTATAGAAACTCCTGGGGAATGAAACTTAACTCCTCATTATCAGCTGATAGCCTTGTTCAG TAG